One stretch of Rhizoctonia solani chromosome 8, complete sequence DNA includes these proteins:
- a CDS encoding Serine/threonine-protein kinase, with product MSEPPPPKRSIEDPAGAWPMDKNLTELSGLQPLFVSSERSFGILHNTYFVKLVPGRSSLVAHELRMMLLAEDCSVIPLGRVFDRGTICGFITPREKTITESAGQFGTQTICPQLTRQERLELIAKTCLLVSYTHSKGLIHGDIKPSNILRCSDGSLRFCDFAEATKKGSSMLPRGFTPQYAAPALLSGNPRPLTVAEDLYSLGITIWEIYTGQIPFAGVDEDTLEDLIRSGGQPDMSLIDDANILALITTSLEATDKQLDPCSGHYVSDVGSVQDTKEGAHVRPQAA from the coding sequence ATGTCTGAGCCCCCTCCGCCCAAACGATCCATCGAGGACCCCGCTGGCGCTTGGCCAATGGACAAGAACCTCACCGAGCTCTCCGGCCTCCAGCCGTTGTTCGTTTCCTCCGAACGTAGCTTTGGAATCCTTCATAACACCTATTTCGTCAAGTTAGTCCCGGGGCGCTCTTCTCTCGTGGCGCACGAGCTACGGATGATGCTCCTCGCGGAGGATTGCTCAGTCATTCCCCTAGGCAGGGTATTCGACCGCGGTACAATCTGCGGGTTCATTACTCCGCGCGAAAAGACTATTACGGAATCAGCTGGCCAGTTCGGGACTCAAACAATATGCCCACAGCTTACTCGACAAGAGAGGCTGGAGCTGATAGCCAAGACATGCTTGCTAGTATCATATACTCATTCAAAGGGCCTGATTCATGGCGACATAAAACCATCCAATATCTTGCGCTGCTCTGATGGGTCTCTCCGCTTTTGTGACTTTGCAGAAGCGACTAAGAAAGGTAGCAGCATGCTTCCACGAGGTTTTACACCGCAATATGCGGCCCCAGCCTTGCTTAGCGGCAATCCCAGACCATTGACTGTGGCTGAAGATTTATATTCGCTTGGAATAACCATTTGGGAGATATATACCGGCCAAATTCCTTTTGCTGGGGTCGATGAGGACACACTTGAAGATTTGATCCGTAGTGGCGGTCAGCCTGATATGTCACTTATTGATGATGCAAACATACTTGCACTCATCACAACGTCTTTAGAGGCGACAGACAAGCAACTTGACCCATGCTCTGGTCACTATGTAAGTGATGTGGGTTCTGTACAGGATACAAAAGAGGGAGCCCATGTCCGCCCCCAGGCGGCCTAG
- a CDS encoding RNA-directed DNA polymerase from mobile element jockey yields the protein MLANTQHGLTIKHARILYLTCVIPILTNGSPLWFLGRRQKSLLEPLRKVQNQGLRWLLGAFKTTPISCLEHLASIPPLHITCKKLVMNYLAKLRTIPKLSEVTKWLPISWDMHTHTLNSNRCNNSKSIQSPIHFIASHSNPQIEFVSPYLNHLSNPSILFPDQIKIKDTTNGLKRNIYCNKILSKISILKECHASVLGYSDGHAAVSNGIWKVGVGYIIHAEKRTLLLLVGIGLQANIYNAEMLGILLAFMKAKQIAENQGYCKICIYCNNQSAVKHCGKYGHWT from the coding sequence ATGCTAGCCAACACACAGCATGGTCTGACCATCAAGCATGCGCGCATCCTATACCTTACCTGTGTCATCCCAATCCTCACAAATGGATCCCCTCTGTGGTTTCTGGGGCGCAGGCAGAAGTCATTGCTTGAACCACTTAGGAAGGTCCAGAACCAAGGATTGAGATGGCTCCTTGGAGCCTTCAAGACCACACCTATCTCCTGTCTTGAACACCTAGCTTCTATCCCACCTTTGCACATCACATGCAAAAAGCTTGTCATGAATTACTTGGCTAAACTAAGAACCATCCCCAAACTGTCTGAGGTTACTAAATGGCTCCCTATATCATGGGACATGCATACACACACCCTTAATAGCAACAGATGCAACAACTCCAAAAGCATACAGTCACCCATCCATTTCATTGCATCACATAGCAACCCACAGATAGAGTTTGTCTCCCCATACCTCAATCACCTGTCAAACCCATCCATACTGTTCCCAGatcaaatcaaaatcaaggatACCACCAATGGCCTCAAACGCAACATATACTGCAACAAAATCCTATCCAAAATCAGCATACTCAAAGAATGCCATGCCAGCGTTCTTGGCTACTCAGATGGGCATGCAGCAGTGTCCAATGGCATTTGGAAAGTTGGCGTTGGCTACATTATACATGCTGAAAAAAGGACTCTGTTGTTGTTGGTTGGTATTGGACTGCAAGCAAACATCTACAATGCAGAAATGCTGGGCATATTGCTAGCATTCATGAAAGCAAAACAAATAGCTGAAAATCAAGGTTATTGCAAGATTTGTATATACTGCAACAACCAGTCTGCTGTAAAACACTGTGGAAAGTATGGGCACTGGACATAG
- a CDS encoding Retrotransposable element Tf2 protein: protein MAEFAYNNAVHSSTGKTPFKALYGWEPSLTPSNVPTDVPEADNLATQMEAQWQEIEAALRQSKIRMVAGETGEPLEFEIGEEVWLDARNVKLKTLSPKLTKQWLGPFKITKKISDRAYCLELPPTMRIHNVFYVGLLSKVRRDKKRNFESRPPPVTIDGEEEYEVEGITDAEERGGKWFFQVKWKGYGLEENTWEPQENLKNAEKFLKKYKEDMKKKALGAAKALRGGAVL from the coding sequence atggcggagtttgcctacaacaacgcagtacatAGTTCAACAGGCAAAACCCCATTCAAAGCACTATACGGCTGGGAACCTTCCTTGACCCCAAGCaacgtaccaacagatgtccctgaggcagacaacttggcaacccagatggaagcacaatggcagGAAATAGAGGCTgcgctccggcaatcaaagataCGCATGGTAGctggagaaacaggagaGCCACTTGAGTTTGAAATAGGGGAAGaagtctggctagacgccagaAATGTGAAATTGAaaaccctgagtcccaagctaaccaAACAATGGCTAGGACCCTTCAAAATAACCAAGAAGATCTCTGACCGGGCATACTGCCTAGAACTCCCGCCAACAATgaggatccacaatgtcttctatgtaggactacTGTCCAAAGTCAggagggacaaaaagcgtaACTTTGAAAGCCGTCCTCCACCAGTCACCATagatggagaggaagagtATGAGGTAGAAGGAATCACGGACGCAGAGGAGAGGggagggaaatggttcttccaagtcaaatggaagggatacggcTTGGAAGAAAATacgtgggaaccccaagaaaacctgAAAAACGCAGAAAAATTTTTGAAAAAGTACAAAGAAGACATGAAGaaaaaggcccttggcgctgccaaggcccttagagggggggcagtgttgtag